The Mycolicibacterium hassiacum DSM 44199 genome includes a window with the following:
- a CDS encoding acyltransferase family protein translates to MPTAPPRRTDLDGLRGLAIALVVVYHVWFGRVSGGVDVFLVLSGYFFGSRLLRRPDGLPPARLPAELLRLVRRLVPALVVVLAAAAVLTAAIQPQTRWEAFADQTLASLGYYQNWLLATTVGDYSRAGEAVSPLQHIWSMSVQGQFFVALLLIAVLVGLIAGRHHRTALVDVVAVAFVASFWYALVTHGADPARAYYDSFARAWEPLAGVLAAAVVGLIRWPAWLRVTAATVGLVAILGCGAVLDGATQFPGPWALVPVVATVLIIFSGANTATGWRVLGVRPLVTLGAMAYALYLWHWPLLIFWLAATDRDAAGLLDGAAVMLVAAVLAYLTLRLVENPLRYRARPAPQQPAPDRASRGRARARVALAGAVALTAVALTAASLSWLGHVEDVRAKGAELQSLPTRDYPGGRALIEQVRVAELPMRPTVFEAREDIPVTTTDGCITVFTSSELIRCVYGSPGASRTIALAGGSHAEHWITALDELGREYDFRVVTYLKMGCPLNTEAEPRIAGSLKPYPECAQWVRTTMDALIADRPDYVFTTTTRPRVDGPGDMVPESYLGIWDELQAHGIAILGMRDTPWMYRDGFLFTPRDCLADGGDAESCGLPRAEALADHNPTLDYADAYPLLTILDLSDAVCRPDFCRAVEGNVLVYHDSHHLSATYVRTLIDELGRQLRTATGWW, encoded by the coding sequence GTGCCCACCGCACCACCCCGTCGCACCGACCTTGACGGTCTGCGCGGTCTGGCGATCGCGCTCGTCGTGGTCTATCACGTGTGGTTCGGCCGGGTCTCCGGTGGCGTCGACGTGTTCCTGGTGCTGTCCGGCTACTTCTTCGGGTCCCGGCTGCTGCGCCGACCCGACGGCCTGCCGCCGGCCCGGCTGCCCGCCGAACTGCTGCGCCTGGTCCGGCGCCTGGTACCCGCGCTGGTGGTGGTGCTCGCCGCGGCGGCGGTGCTGACCGCGGCGATCCAGCCGCAGACCCGGTGGGAGGCGTTCGCCGACCAGACGCTGGCCAGCCTGGGCTACTACCAGAACTGGCTGTTGGCCACCACGGTCGGCGACTACTCCCGCGCCGGGGAGGCGGTCTCGCCGCTGCAGCACATCTGGTCCATGTCGGTGCAGGGCCAGTTCTTCGTCGCGCTGCTCTTGATCGCGGTGCTGGTGGGCCTGATCGCCGGCCGCCACCACCGCACCGCGCTGGTCGACGTGGTCGCGGTGGCGTTCGTCGCGTCGTTCTGGTACGCCCTGGTCACGCACGGCGCCGACCCGGCCCGCGCCTACTACGACAGCTTCGCCCGCGCCTGGGAGCCGCTGGCCGGGGTGCTGGCCGCGGCGGTGGTCGGGCTCATCCGGTGGCCGGCCTGGCTGCGGGTGACCGCGGCGACGGTCGGACTGGTCGCGATCCTGGGCTGCGGTGCGGTGCTCGACGGCGCCACCCAGTTCCCCGGCCCGTGGGCGCTGGTGCCGGTGGTCGCGACGGTTCTGATCATCTTCAGCGGCGCCAACACCGCGACGGGCTGGCGGGTGCTGGGCGTGCGGCCGCTGGTGACGCTCGGGGCCATGGCCTATGCGCTGTATCTGTGGCACTGGCCGTTGCTGATCTTCTGGCTGGCCGCCACCGACCGGGACGCGGCGGGCCTGCTCGACGGTGCGGCGGTGATGCTGGTCGCGGCGGTGCTGGCCTACCTCACCCTGCGGCTGGTGGAGAACCCGCTGCGGTACCGGGCCCGGCCCGCGCCGCAGCAGCCCGCACCCGACCGGGCGTCGCGGGGCCGGGCGCGGGCTCGCGTCGCGCTGGCCGGGGCCGTCGCGCTCACCGCCGTCGCGCTGACCGCGGCCTCGCTGAGCTGGCTCGGCCACGTCGAGGACGTCCGCGCCAAGGGCGCCGAACTGCAGAGCCTGCCCACCCGGGACTACCCGGGCGGGCGCGCCCTGATCGAACAGGTGCGGGTGGCCGAGCTGCCGATGCGGCCCACCGTGTTCGAGGCCCGCGAGGACATCCCGGTCACCACCACCGACGGGTGCATCACGGTGTTCACCAGCTCCGAGCTGATCCGCTGCGTCTACGGCTCCCCCGGCGCGTCGCGCACCATCGCGCTGGCCGGCGGCTCGCACGCCGAGCACTGGATCACCGCGCTCGACGAGCTGGGCCGGGAGTACGACTTCCGGGTGGTGACCTATCTGAAGATGGGCTGCCCGCTCAACACCGAGGCCGAACCCCGCATCGCCGGCTCGCTCAAGCCCTACCCGGAGTGCGCGCAGTGGGTGCGCACCACGATGGACGCGCTGATCGCCGACCGGCCGGACTACGTGTTCACCACGACCACCCGGCCGCGGGTGGACGGCCCGGGTGACATGGTTCCGGAGAGCTATCTCGGCATCTGGGACGAACTGCAGGCCCACGGCATCGCGATCCTCGGCATGCGCGACACGCCCTGGATGTACCGCGACGGGTTCCTGTTCACCCCGCGCGACTGTCTGGCCGACGGCGGGGACGCGGAGAGCTGCGGGCTACCGCGCGCCGAGGCGCTGGCCGACCACAACCCGACGCTGGACTACGCCGACGCCTACCCGCTGCTGACGATCCTGGACCTCAGCGACGCGGTGTGCCGGCCCGACTTCTGCCGCGCCGTCGAGGGCAACGTGCTGGTCTACCACGACTCCCACCATCTGTCGGCGACCTATGTGCGCACGCTCATCGACGAACTCGGCCGCCAGTTGCGCACCGCGACGGGATGGTGGTGA
- a CDS encoding phosphatidylserine decarboxylase — protein sequence MARRPDIPSGPARLAALVRSAIPPMHPAGRPFVGASLAVAALGYRNRWLRNAGLAAALANAAFFRHPPRVPPQRPGVVVAPADGLVCLVGEATPPAELGLPAAPLPRVSIFLSILDAHVQRAPIGGEVVAVAHRPGRYHSAELEAASEDNERNSVVIRAPDGEQVIAVQIAGLVARRIVCDVKVGDKLSIGDTYGLIRYGSRLDTYLPAGANVLVTTGQRTLAGETVLAELR from the coding sequence ATGGCCAGACGCCCCGACATCCCCTCCGGCCCCGCGCGGCTCGCGGCGCTGGTGCGTTCCGCGATCCCGCCGATGCATCCCGCGGGCCGGCCGTTCGTCGGCGCGAGTCTGGCGGTCGCCGCGCTGGGCTACCGCAACCGCTGGCTGCGCAACGCCGGACTGGCCGCCGCCCTGGCCAACGCCGCGTTCTTCCGGCATCCGCCGCGGGTGCCACCGCAGCGCCCGGGCGTGGTGGTCGCGCCCGCCGACGGCCTGGTGTGCCTGGTCGGCGAGGCCACCCCGCCGGCCGAACTCGGCCTGCCCGCAGCCCCGTTGCCGCGGGTGAGCATCTTCCTGTCGATCCTCGACGCTCATGTGCAGCGGGCGCCGATCGGCGGTGAGGTGGTCGCGGTGGCGCACCGTCCGGGGCGCTACCACTCGGCCGAGCTCGAGGCCGCCAGCGAGGACAACGAACGCAACAGCGTGGTGATCCGCGCGCCCGACGGAGAACAGGTGATCGCCGTGCAGATCGCCGGGCTGGTGGCGCGCCGGATCGTCTGCGACGTCAAGGTCGGCGACAAGCTGTCGATCGGTGACACCTACGGGTTGATCCGGTACGGCTCGCGACTCGACACGTATCTGCCCGCCGGGGCGAATGTTCTGGTGACAACCGGTCAGCGCACGCTCGCCGGAGAGACGGTATTGGCCGAACTGCGATGA
- a CDS encoding AAA family ATPase: MTGVTPDGSAGGQATARPRLTLTARLNTSASDSRRGMVRLHPEAIAALGIREWDAVSLTGSRSTAAVVGAAAGDTPPGVALLDDVTLSNAGVRENAPVLVAPVTVYGARTVTVTGSKLATNSIPPATLRQALLGKVLTVGDTVSLLPRDLGPDIPTSAATAALARSVGITWTSELLTVTSVDPPGTVSVQPNSLVTWGDTGLSGGATGAGTPQPAGPAAHHTVTPPAAGTDEKTVRQLTFDDLKGAHTEAGRLAEWLKLALDQPELLEKLGATAHLGVLVSGPAGVGKATMVRTVCADRRVIELDGPEVGALRAEDRLAAVSAAVAAVREGGGVLLITDIDALLPAPAADRPAEPVTNLILGELRDAVATRKVAFVATSAVPDSIDPRLRAPDLCDRELGLSLPDGAVREQLLGVLLRDVPSSDLNLREIADRTPGFVVADLSALVREAALRAAARASADGTSPQLTQDDLTGALSVIRPLSRSATEELSVGSVTLDDVGDMAETKQALIEAVLWPLQHPETFERLGVEPPRGVLLYGPPGCGKTFVVRALASSGRLSVHAVKGAELMDKWVGSSEKAVRDLFRRARDSAPSLVFLDEIDALAPRRGQSFDSGVTDRVVAALLTELDGIEPLRNVVVLGATNRPDLIDPALLRPGRLEKLVFVEPPDAEARREILRSAARSIPLAGEGDQAVDLDALAEALDGYSAADCVALLREAALTAMRRSLEAADVTADDVAAARKVVRPSLDPVQVEALRAFAANR, from the coding sequence ATGACCGGGGTGACGCCGGACGGCTCGGCGGGCGGGCAGGCCACCGCCCGGCCCCGGCTCACGCTGACCGCCCGGCTCAACACCTCGGCTTCGGACTCGCGCCGCGGCATGGTCCGGCTGCACCCGGAAGCCATTGCGGCGCTGGGCATCCGGGAATGGGATGCGGTGTCGCTCACCGGTTCGCGCAGCACCGCCGCGGTGGTCGGCGCGGCCGCCGGGGACACCCCGCCCGGGGTGGCACTGCTCGACGACGTGACGCTGTCCAACGCCGGGGTGCGGGAGAACGCCCCGGTGCTGGTGGCGCCGGTGACGGTGTACGGGGCGCGGACGGTCACGGTCACCGGTTCGAAGCTGGCCACCAACTCGATCCCGCCGGCCACCCTGCGCCAGGCGCTGCTGGGCAAGGTGCTGACCGTCGGCGACACCGTCAGCCTGCTGCCCCGCGACCTCGGCCCGGACATCCCCACCTCGGCGGCGACCGCCGCGCTGGCCCGCTCGGTCGGCATCACCTGGACCTCGGAGCTGCTGACCGTCACCTCGGTCGATCCGCCGGGAACCGTGAGCGTACAACCGAATTCGTTGGTCACCTGGGGGGACACCGGGCTCAGCGGAGGCGCAACCGGGGCCGGCACGCCGCAGCCGGCAGGCCCGGCCGCGCATCACACCGTGACCCCGCCCGCCGCGGGGACCGATGAGAAGACCGTTCGGCAGCTGACTTTCGACGACCTCAAGGGGGCGCACACCGAGGCCGGACGGCTCGCCGAATGGCTCAAACTCGCCCTCGACCAGCCGGAGCTGCTGGAGAAGCTCGGTGCCACAGCACATCTGGGCGTGCTGGTGTCCGGACCGGCCGGGGTCGGCAAGGCCACCATGGTCCGCACGGTGTGCGCCGACCGTCGGGTGATCGAACTCGACGGCCCGGAGGTGGGCGCGCTGCGCGCCGAGGACCGCCTCGCCGCGGTGTCCGCCGCGGTGGCCGCGGTCCGCGAGGGCGGCGGGGTGCTGCTGATCACCGACATCGACGCGCTGCTGCCGGCCCCGGCCGCCGACCGGCCGGCCGAACCGGTGACCAACCTGATCCTGGGCGAGCTCCGCGACGCCGTCGCCACCCGAAAAGTCGCGTTCGTCGCCACCTCCGCGGTGCCGGACAGCATCGACCCGCGGTTGCGCGCGCCCGACCTGTGCGACCGCGAGCTCGGCCTGAGCCTGCCCGACGGCGCGGTCCGCGAACAGCTGCTCGGGGTGCTGCTGCGCGACGTCCCGTCTTCCGATCTCAATCTGCGTGAGATCGCCGACCGCACACCGGGTTTCGTGGTCGCCGACCTGTCCGCACTGGTCCGGGAGGCGGCGCTGCGGGCCGCGGCCCGTGCCAGCGCCGACGGCACGTCACCACAGCTGACCCAGGACGACCTGACCGGTGCGCTCAGCGTGATCCGCCCGCTGTCGCGGTCGGCCACCGAGGAGCTGTCGGTCGGGTCGGTGACGCTCGACGACGTCGGCGATATGGCCGAGACCAAACAGGCGCTGATCGAGGCGGTGCTGTGGCCGCTGCAGCATCCGGAGACCTTCGAGCGGCTCGGCGTAGAACCGCCCCGCGGGGTGCTGCTGTACGGTCCGCCCGGGTGCGGCAAGACGTTCGTGGTGCGGGCGCTGGCGAGTTCGGGACGGCTGTCGGTGCACGCGGTCAAGGGCGCGGAGCTGATGGACAAATGGGTCGGCTCCTCGGAGAAGGCGGTGCGCGACCTGTTCCGCCGGGCCCGTGACTCGGCGCCGTCGCTGGTGTTCCTCGACGAGATCGACGCGCTGGCCCCGCGCCGCGGCCAGAGCTTCGACTCCGGGGTCACCGACCGGGTGGTGGCGGCCCTGCTCACCGAGCTGGACGGCATCGAACCGCTGCGCAACGTGGTGGTGCTGGGCGCGACGAACCGGCCCGATCTGATCGATCCGGCGCTGTTGCGCCCGGGCCGGCTGGAGAAGCTGGTGTTCGTCGAGCCGCCGGACGCCGAGGCCCGCCGGGAGATCCTGCGCTCGGCGGCCCGGTCGATCCCGCTGGCCGGCGAGGGGGATCAGGCCGTCGACCTCGATGCGCTGGCCGAGGCGCTCGACGGCTACAGCGCCGCCGACTGCGTGGCCTTGCTGCGCGAGGCCGCACTGACCGCGATGCGCCGCTCCCTGGAGGCGGCCGACGTCACCGCCGACGATGTGGCGGCCGCCCGCAAGGTGGTGCGGCCGTCGCTGGACCCGGTCCAGGTGGAGGCGCTGCGCGCGTTCGCCGCCAATCGCTGA
- the moeA gene encoding molybdopterin molybdotransferase MoeA, which produces MRPVEEHQRVVAGLFRPRPPVTVPAADALGLVLAEDVVAPISLPGFDNSAMDGYAVVADDVAAASPESPVRLPVTEDIPAGRTDLLELKPGAAHRIMTGAMVPSGATAVVPVEATDGATDVVEIRAPARPGQHIRRAGEDVTAGTTVLRAGQRITPAMLGLVAALGLSELPVVPRLRVLVMSTGTELVEPGRPLRPGQIYESNAPMLAATVRDAGAEAVLAPMTGDDVETFRTTLARHATGVDLIITTGGVSAGAYEVVKEALGGSADAVEFVKVAMQPGMPQGCGVVGGIPIVTLPGNPVSALVSFEVFVRAPLRRAMGLPDPERPRRTATLAEDLTSPRGKRQFRRGVYDRDAGTVTSYGPPASHHLRWLATANCLLEIGEDVTELTTGTPVQVWDLA; this is translated from the coding sequence ATGCGACCGGTCGAGGAACACCAACGCGTTGTCGCCGGGCTGTTCCGGCCGCGCCCGCCGGTCACCGTGCCGGCGGCCGACGCGCTGGGCCTGGTGCTGGCCGAGGACGTGGTCGCCCCGATCTCGCTGCCCGGCTTCGACAACTCGGCGATGGACGGCTACGCCGTGGTCGCCGACGACGTCGCCGCCGCCTCCCCCGAATCGCCGGTGCGGCTGCCGGTCACCGAGGATATCCCGGCCGGCCGCACCGATCTGCTCGAGCTGAAACCCGGTGCCGCGCACCGGATCATGACCGGGGCGATGGTGCCGTCGGGCGCCACCGCGGTGGTGCCGGTGGAGGCCACCGACGGGGCCACCGACGTGGTGGAGATCCGCGCGCCGGCCAGGCCGGGTCAGCACATCCGCCGCGCCGGCGAGGACGTCACCGCGGGCACCACGGTGCTGCGCGCCGGTCAGCGGATCACCCCGGCAATGCTGGGGCTCGTCGCCGCGCTGGGGCTGAGCGAGTTGCCGGTCGTCCCGCGCCTGCGGGTGCTGGTGATGTCCACCGGCACCGAGCTCGTCGAGCCCGGCCGGCCGTTGCGGCCCGGGCAGATCTACGAGTCGAACGCGCCGATGCTGGCCGCGACGGTCCGCGACGCCGGTGCCGAGGCCGTCCTCGCGCCGATGACCGGTGACGACGTCGAGACCTTCCGCACCACGCTGGCCCGGCACGCCACCGGGGTCGACCTGATCATCACCACCGGCGGGGTGAGTGCGGGCGCCTACGAGGTCGTCAAGGAGGCCCTGGGCGGTTCGGCCGACGCCGTGGAGTTCGTCAAGGTCGCGATGCAGCCGGGCATGCCGCAGGGCTGCGGCGTGGTCGGCGGGATCCCGATCGTCACGCTGCCGGGCAACCCGGTGAGCGCGCTGGTGTCGTTCGAGGTGTTCGTGCGGGCACCGCTGCGCCGTGCGATGGGCCTGCCCGACCCGGAGCGGCCGCGCCGCACCGCCACCCTGGCCGAGGACCTCACCTCACCGCGCGGCAAGCGCCAGTTCCGCCGCGGGGTCTACGACCGCGACGCCGGCACGGTCACCAGCTACGGTCCCCCCGCCTCGCATCATCTGCGCTGGCTGGCTACCGCGAACTGTCTGCTGGAGATCGGCGAGGACGTCACCGAGCTGACAACCGGGACGCCCGTGCAGGTCTGGGACCTGGCATAG
- a CDS encoding PH domain-containing protein: protein MSRPEKAGTPAEARWLRLSPLMLLVHPVHEVGRQIPVLVGAVVLGSATGNPIYAVLALVLTVVVGLARWFTTSYRIGPGDVQLRTGILQRKVLSLPRNRIRSVSTEARLLHRLFGLAVVRVSTGQEGRGDTEFALDGIEARRVPELRAELLAESLAGDEEQPAPGRVLARWAPSWLRYAPLSSAGLLTVAAALGIAAQTGLVAVLEDSEIGAFGAATVARFGVLGVVAIVAAGLIAAAVLASVLQSLLNYANLELRRDAEVLHLRHGLLRVREQTFDMRRLRGGTLREPLLARAIGGAQLDAVMTGVGGTGEASMLLPLCPRTTAEAVLDDLIGRPEVVHGPLSGHGPAATRRRWTRALALPVLAAVVLAVAAAPLWVWPLWAVFTAGCALLAHDRSRSLGHRVGDGWLVARAGSLERRRDCIEAAGIIGWTVRQTFMQRRAGVATLIAATAAGAKSYRILDVPADLAWSVAAQTTGWVADTTWARSGSGLR from the coding sequence ATGAGCCGACCGGAGAAGGCCGGGACCCCGGCCGAGGCCCGGTGGCTGCGGCTCAGTCCCCTGATGCTGCTGGTGCACCCGGTGCACGAGGTGGGCCGTCAGATCCCGGTGCTGGTGGGCGCCGTGGTGCTGGGGTCGGCGACCGGCAACCCGATCTACGCCGTCCTCGCGTTGGTGCTGACTGTCGTCGTCGGCCTGGCGCGCTGGTTCACCACCAGCTACCGGATCGGACCCGGCGACGTCCAGTTACGTACCGGGATTCTGCAGCGCAAAGTTCTTTCTTTGCCGCGCAACAGGATTCGTTCGGTGTCCACCGAGGCGCGGCTGCTGCACCGGCTGTTCGGGCTGGCGGTGGTGCGGGTGAGCACCGGCCAGGAGGGCCGCGGTGACACCGAGTTCGCCCTCGACGGGATCGAGGCCCGGCGGGTGCCCGAACTGCGCGCGGAGCTGCTGGCCGAATCGCTGGCCGGCGACGAGGAGCAGCCGGCTCCCGGCCGGGTGCTGGCGCGCTGGGCGCCGTCGTGGCTGCGCTACGCCCCGCTGAGCTCGGCCGGGCTGTTGACGGTCGCCGCCGCGCTCGGCATCGCCGCTCAGACGGGTCTCGTTGCGGTGCTGGAGGATTCGGAGATAGGCGCGTTCGGGGCGGCCACCGTCGCGCGGTTCGGGGTGCTGGGGGTGGTGGCGATCGTCGCGGCGGGCCTGATCGCCGCCGCGGTGCTGGCGTCGGTGCTGCAGTCGCTGCTGAACTACGCCAACCTCGAACTGCGCCGCGACGCCGAGGTGCTGCACCTGCGCCACGGGCTGCTGCGGGTGCGGGAGCAGACCTTCGACATGCGCCGGTTGCGCGGCGGCACCCTGCGGGAACCGTTGCTGGCCAGGGCCATCGGCGGCGCTCAGCTGGATGCGGTGATGACCGGCGTCGGCGGCACGGGGGAGGCGTCGATGTTGCTGCCGCTGTGTCCCCGAACCACCGCCGAGGCGGTGCTCGACGACCTCATCGGCCGGCCCGAGGTGGTGCACGGCCCGCTGAGCGGCCACGGCCCGGCCGCCACCCGCCGGCGCTGGACCCGGGCGCTGGCGCTGCCGGTGCTCGCCGCGGTGGTGCTCGCCGTGGCGGCGGCGCCGCTGTGGGTGTGGCCGCTGTGGGCGGTGTTCACCGCCGGCTGCGCGCTGCTGGCCCACGACCGGTCCCGCTCGCTGGGGCACCGGGTCGGCGACGGCTGGCTGGTGGCCCGGGCGGGCAGCCTGGAACGGCGCCGTGACTGCATCGAGGCCGCCGGCATCATCGGCTGGACCGTGCGGCAGACGTTCATGCAGCGGCGGGCCGGGGTGGCCACCCTGATCGCCGCCACCGCCGCGGGCGCCAAGAGCTACCGGATCCTCGACGTTCCGGCCGATCTGGCCTGGTCGGTGGCCGCGCAGACGACCGGTTGGGTGGCCGACACCACATGGGCACGGTCCGGTTCCGGGTTGCGCTGA
- a CDS encoding SDR family NAD(P)-dependent oxidoreductase — protein MSRKWTAADVPDQSGRVAIVTGANSGLGYDTAAVLAARGAHVVMAVRDLDKGTAAAERIRAATPRATISLQELDLTSLDSVRAAAAALRNTFDRIDLLINNAGVMYVPARELTRDGFEMQFGTNHLGHFALTGLLLDRMLDVEGSRVVTVSSVGHRILARIRFDDLNFDRGYNRVAAYGQSKLANLLFTYELQRRLAAGGAATAALAAHPGVADTELMRYLPSLIPDFAWKAVAQPASMGALATLRAATDPNARGGQYYGPDGLGEIRGHPKVVASSAQSHDPEIQRRLWAVSEELTGVTYGI, from the coding sequence ATGAGCCGCAAATGGACCGCCGCCGACGTGCCGGATCAGTCCGGCCGGGTGGCGATCGTCACCGGCGCCAACTCCGGCCTGGGCTACGACACCGCGGCGGTGCTGGCCGCCAGGGGCGCGCACGTGGTCATGGCGGTCCGCGACCTCGACAAGGGCACCGCCGCGGCCGAACGGATCCGCGCGGCCACCCCGCGGGCCACGATCAGCCTGCAGGAGCTCGACCTCACCTCGCTGGACAGCGTCCGGGCGGCGGCCGCGGCGCTGCGGAACACGTTCGACCGCATCGACCTGCTGATCAACAACGCCGGGGTGATGTACGTGCCGGCCCGCGAACTCACCCGCGACGGGTTCGAGATGCAGTTCGGCACCAACCATCTCGGGCACTTCGCGCTCACCGGGCTGCTGCTGGACCGCATGCTCGACGTCGAGGGTTCGCGGGTGGTGACGGTCAGCAGCGTCGGCCACCGGATCCTGGCCCGGATCCGGTTCGACGACCTGAACTTCGACCGCGGCTACAACCGGGTCGCCGCCTACGGGCAGTCCAAGCTGGCCAACCTGCTGTTCACCTACGAACTGCAGCGCCGGCTGGCGGCCGGGGGTGCGGCCACCGCCGCGCTGGCCGCCCACCCGGGCGTGGCCGACACCGAGTTGATGCGCTATCTGCCGTCGCTGATTCCGGACTTCGCTTGGAAGGCCGTCGCCCAGCCCGCCTCGATGGGGGCGCTGGCGACGCTGCGGGCCGCCACCGATCCGAACGCCCGCGGCGGGCAGTATTACGGACCGGACGGGCTGGGCGAGATCCGCGGTCACCCGAAAGTCGTTGCCTCCAGCGCACAATCGCATGATCCGGAGATCCAGCGCCGGCTGTGGGCGGTCTCGGAGGAGCTGACCGGCGTAACCTACGGGATCTGA
- a CDS encoding PH domain-containing protein — translation MSQPVVLADPAHKPSRKAPLVWAVSAAIPWSLAAIAQVVWLAAEPGPWWGHVLAAVGTVVGIAVFVGVVPVWRYRVHRWDVDDRAVYTRTGWLTQERRIAPISRVQTVDTERGPLGRLFGLATVTVTTASSAGAVRIVALDADVADRLVAQLTDVAALGAEDAT, via the coding sequence ATGTCGCAGCCAGTCGTGCTGGCCGATCCGGCCCACAAACCGAGCCGCAAGGCACCGCTGGTGTGGGCGGTGAGCGCGGCGATCCCGTGGTCGCTGGCCGCGATCGCGCAGGTGGTCTGGCTGGCCGCCGAGCCGGGCCCGTGGTGGGGCCATGTCCTGGCCGCGGTGGGCACCGTGGTCGGGATCGCGGTGTTCGTCGGCGTGGTGCCGGTCTGGCGCTACCGGGTGCACCGCTGGGACGTCGACGATCGGGCCGTCTACACCCGCACCGGCTGGCTGACCCAGGAGCGCCGCATCGCCCCGATCTCGCGGGTGCAGACCGTCGACACCGAGCGCGGACCGCTGGGCCGGTTGTTCGGGCTGGCCACCGTCACGGTGACGACGGCGTCGTCGGCCGGTGCGGTGCGCATCGTCGCGCTCGACGCCGACGTGGCCGACCGGCTGGTCGCGCAGCTGACCGATGTGGCGGCCCTGGGCGCCGAGGACGCCACATGA
- the pssA gene encoding CDP-diacylglycerol--serine O-phosphatidyltransferase, with protein sequence MIRPRVKAPVVSLRILPSAMTVAAICLGLSSVKFALDNRPTEAMAFLAVAAILDALDGRIARVLNATSRMGEEIDSLADAVNFGVAPAFIVYGTLLSQSRVGWIVVLLYAVCIVLRLARFNAMLDVERPAYEKQYFVGMPAPAGAIGAIGPLAAKMQFGEGWWTSEPAVAIWMVGVSLLVVSTIPMRKIHTFSVSPNMVAPLLALLAIGVAAAILYGYLVILIIIAAYVIHIPFAIRTRRFLAAHPEIWDDKPRQQRAARRAIRRAQPHRRSMMRLGLRRPGSPK encoded by the coding sequence ATGATCAGACCTCGGGTCAAGGCGCCGGTGGTGAGCCTGCGCATCCTGCCCAGCGCGATGACGGTGGCGGCGATCTGTCTGGGCCTGAGTTCGGTGAAGTTCGCGCTGGACAACCGCCCCACCGAGGCGATGGCGTTCCTGGCGGTCGCCGCGATCCTCGACGCCCTCGACGGGCGTATCGCGCGGGTGCTCAACGCCACCTCGCGGATGGGCGAGGAGATCGACTCGCTGGCCGATGCGGTGAACTTCGGCGTGGCCCCGGCCTTCATCGTCTACGGCACACTGCTGTCGCAGTCGCGGGTGGGCTGGATCGTGGTGCTGCTGTACGCGGTGTGCATCGTGCTGCGGCTGGCCCGGTTCAACGCGATGCTCGACGTGGAGCGGCCGGCCTACGAGAAGCAGTACTTCGTCGGGATGCCGGCCCCGGCCGGGGCGATCGGCGCGATCGGCCCGCTGGCGGCCAAGATGCAGTTCGGCGAGGGCTGGTGGACCTCCGAGCCCGCCGTGGCGATCTGGATGGTCGGGGTCTCACTGCTGGTGGTCAGCACCATCCCGATGCGCAAGATCCACACGTTCTCGGTGTCGCCGAACATGGTCGCCCCGCTGCTGGCGCTGTTGGCGATCGGCGTGGCGGCGGCGATCCTGTACGGCTACCTGGTCATCCTGATCATCATCGCCGCCTACGTGATCCACATCCCGTTCGCGATCCGCACCCGCCGTTTCCTGGCCGCCCACCCGGAGATCTGGGATGACAAACCCCGCCAGCAGCGGGCCGCGCGCCGCGCCATCCGCCGGGCCCAGCCGCACCGCCGCTCGATGATGCGGCTGGGGCTGCGCCGCCCGGGATCACCGAAATGA
- a CDS encoding DUF1707 domain-containing protein translates to MTSSTLRAGNRDRERTAQHLGQALAQGYLTLDEYEARLQTAFAAHTLDELDRLVADLPLERIRRHDPARRAARSAAARRSIRGHLAGYLAMVAIVLSVWLAVGVTAGSWYFWPVWPILGAGIGLAAHVASVRFGAPV, encoded by the coding sequence ATGACGTCTTCCACCCTGCGGGCCGGTAACCGCGACCGCGAGCGCACCGCCCAGCACCTCGGCCAGGCGCTGGCGCAGGGCTACCTGACGCTGGACGAGTACGAGGCCCGGTTGCAGACCGCCTTCGCCGCGCACACCCTCGACGAGCTGGACCGGCTGGTCGCCGATCTCCCGCTGGAGCGGATCCGCCGGCACGACCCCGCCCGCCGGGCGGCCCGCAGCGCCGCGGCCCGGCGCAGCATCCGCGGCCACCTGGCCGGTTACCTGGCCATGGTGGCGATCGTGTTGTCGGTCTGGCTGGCCGTCGGCGTCACCGCGGGGTCCTGGTACTTCTGGCCGGTCTGGCCCATCCTCGGCGCCGGCATCGGGCTGGCCGCCCACGTCGCCTCGGTGCGGTTCGGGGCCCCGGTCTGA